One region of Microcoleus sp. AS-A8 genomic DNA includes:
- a CDS encoding PAS domain S-box protein: MHFHSTSPELPHSSINDPEAKKLLQDSEARFRTLVENIPGAVYRCTYDEQFQGLSLRTMVFLSEAIQAVSGYPPSDFMNNRVRSFTSIIHPQDRAWVDQAIRQSISTKQPYVLEYRIVKANGSLVWVYDKGQGISDENGKILWLDGVILDITERKQTEADLRYSQTFLNSILDNLPVAVFIKEVDDLRVMYWNKASEELFGYSREEVLGKNDYDFLPQEQARYFRAKDRQVLAGGERVDRLEVPINTPHRGERFVSTKRVSLFDENGSPRYLLGICEDMTERKPGEKALRESEARYRSIVETATEGVWIFDADSQTTFANSRMLQMLGYTMEEMLGRSLFDFMDEESRAIASAYIERRRQGIQERHDFKFRRKDGSDLWALVSATPILDSTGQFVGVLRMITDISDRKRVEKALRESEQRFRATFDQAAVGIAHVGLEGKFLRINQKFCDLVGYTQEEMLTRSFQDITHPDDLEVHLTYLDQMLSGEIQTYSLEKRYMTRTGEIVWVNLTVSLRRRSSGEPKYFIKVVQDISAIYKELRLREQAEAALRQSESRLRAKNQQLKQTLHQLKQTQAQLIQNEKMVSLGQLVAGIAHEINNPVSFIYGNISYAHQYADDLLRLLQLYAKHYPQLVPEIQNEIEALDLNFLKADFPKLLNSIKAGANRIRQIVLSLRNFSRLDEAGLKPVDLHEGLDNTLLILQHRLKGWVGKPEIEVRKEYGQLPLVECYAGALNQVFMNLLNNAIDALEPQPSPRIITIRTSVEIGHWVKSKVKNQKSKGSSKAEPGNPGEVFSNISQDGYPAAPGSPAQGEASPRSNCPSPLTPISTGEPTRRGDECPNPQFVVIRIADNGPGIPLAVKTQIFDPFFTTKPVGVGTGLGLAIAYSIVVEQHRGHLTCISKPGQGAEFVIELPIRQQNLSTATSL, encoded by the coding sequence ATGCATTTTCATTCTACTTCTCCAGAATTGCCCCACTCTTCCATCAATGACCCAGAGGCAAAGAAGTTGCTCCAAGACAGCGAGGCACGTTTTAGAACGTTAGTTGAAAATATTCCGGGAGCTGTCTACCGCTGTACTTACGACGAGCAATTCCAAGGATTGTCTCTAAGGACAATGGTCTTTCTCAGTGAAGCCATTCAGGCTGTGTCTGGCTATCCGCCTAGTGACTTCATGAATAATCGAGTACGGTCTTTCACCAGTATCATTCACCCTCAAGATCGAGCTTGGGTGGATCAGGCAATTCGTCAGAGTATCAGTACTAAACAACCTTATGTCCTTGAGTACCGGATTGTAAAAGCCAATGGCAGTTTAGTGTGGGTCTATGACAAAGGTCAGGGCATTTCTGATGAGAACGGTAAAATCCTCTGGCTGGATGGCGTTATTTTGGACATTACGGAACGTAAACAGACCGAAGCTGATTTACGGTATAGCCAAACGTTCCTCAATTCCATCCTGGACAATCTCCCAGTGGCGGTCTTTATTAAAGAGGTAGACGATCTGCGAGTGATGTACTGGAATAAAGCCAGTGAAGAATTGTTTGGCTATTCCAGAGAAGAAGTATTGGGCAAGAACGATTATGATTTTTTACCCCAAGAACAGGCTCGGTACTTCCGCGCCAAAGACAGACAGGTTCTAGCGGGTGGAGAACGGGTGGATCGTTTAGAAGTCCCGATCAATACACCTCATCGGGGTGAGCGGTTCGTTTCTACCAAAAGAGTCTCTCTGTTCGACGAAAACGGCAGTCCTCGGTATCTGTTGGGGATTTGTGAAGACATGACGGAGCGGAAGCCAGGCGAGAAAGCCCTGCGGGAATCCGAAGCTCGTTATCGTAGCATTGTGGAGACGGCGACGGAGGGCGTTTGGATCTTCGATGCCGACAGCCAAACGACCTTTGCCAACAGTCGTATGCTTCAAATGCTGGGCTATACGATGGAGGAAATGCTGGGGCGATCGCTATTTGACTTCATGGATGAAGAAAGTCGTGCGATCGCATCTGCCTATATAGAGCGTCGCCGCCAAGGGATTCAAGAACGCCATGATTTCAAATTTCGCCGCAAAGATGGCTCCGATTTGTGGGCGCTCGTGTCTGCCACGCCCATTTTAGACTCAACAGGTCAGTTTGTCGGTGTCTTGAGGATGATTACCGACATTAGCGATCGCAAGCGAGTCGAAAAAGCCCTGCGAGAGAGTGAGCAACGATTTCGTGCCACCTTCGATCAGGCGGCGGTGGGCATTGCCCATGTGGGTCTAGAGGGGAAGTTTCTCCGGATTAACCAAAAGTTTTGTGACCTTGTGGGATACACCCAGGAGGAGATGCTGACACGAAGCTTTCAGGATATTACCCACCCAGACGACTTGGAAGTTCATCTCACCTACCTGGATCAGATGTTATCGGGGGAAATTCAGACCTACTCCCTCGAAAAACGCTACATGACTCGAACGGGTGAAATAGTCTGGGTTAACCTCACTGTATCGCTGCGGCGCAGGTCATCGGGAGAGCCAAAGTATTTTATTAAGGTCGTGCAGGATATCAGCGCTATCTACAAGGAACTTCGCTTACGCGAACAGGCAGAAGCCGCTTTACGGCAATCCGAGAGTCGGTTAAGAGCCAAAAACCAACAGTTAAAGCAAACCTTACACCAACTGAAACAAACTCAAGCCCAACTGATTCAGAATGAAAAAATGGTGAGCTTGGGACAGCTCGTTGCTGGTATTGCTCACGAAATTAACAACCCGGTCAGCTTCATCTATGGCAACATCTCCTATGCCCATCAATATGCAGATGATTTGTTGAGGCTGCTCCAACTCTATGCCAAACACTATCCACAACTCGTACCGGAAATTCAAAACGAGATAGAGGCACTGGATCTGAATTTTTTGAAAGCAGACTTTCCCAAACTGCTGAACTCGATCAAAGCGGGAGCCAACCGTATCCGGCAAATTGTTTTATCTCTACGCAACTTCTCCCGCCTGGATGAAGCGGGACTCAAACCCGTCGATCTTCATGAGGGACTTGATAACACCCTCCTGATATTGCAGCATCGCTTGAAAGGATGGGTGGGTAAGCCAGAGATTGAGGTGAGAAAAGAATATGGACAACTGCCCCTAGTGGAGTGTTACGCGGGTGCGCTCAATCAGGTATTCATGAATCTCTTGAATAATGCCATTGATGCTCTGGAACCCCAACCCTCGCCACGAATCATTACCATCCGTACTTCAGTAGAGATTGGGCACTGGGTCAAGTCAAAAGTCAAAAATCAAAAGTCAAAAGGATCGAGCAAGGCAGAGCCTGGTAATCCTGGAGAGGTTTTTAGTAACATCTCACAAGATGGTTATCCTGCTGCCCCTGGCTCGCCTGCCCAAGGCGAAGCCTCCCCTCGCTCCAATTGCCCATCTCCATTGACCCCAATTTCTACGGGAGAGCCTACGAGGAGGGGCGACGAATGCCCCAATCCCCAATTCGTTGTGATTCGCATTGCCGACAACGGGCCTGGTATCCCGTTGGCGGTGAAAACACAGATTTTTGACCCCTTCTTCACCACTAAACCCGTTGGTGTGGGCACGGGTTTGGGGTTAGCGATCGCATATTCGATTGTTGTTGAACAACACCGAGGTCATCTGACGTGCATTTCCAAACCGGGTCAAGGGGCTGAGTTTGTGATTGAGCTGCCAATACGGCAACAAAACCTATCCACTGCTACTTCCCTTTAG
- a CDS encoding universal stress protein, translated as MLKTILVAIDSSEHTLRVIQFFKELQLQPATKIILAHVIPSPEPDMDIAVDRPHTSEELLYQQVEKQLQSYQADLPGDSTLEIVTGDPPAEIIRLAHIHQADLIVIGSRGLTGLQRILEGSVSSQVVAEAPCSVLVVKPD; from the coding sequence GTGTTAAAGACAATTCTTGTGGCTATTGACAGTTCAGAACACACACTGCGCGTGATTCAGTTCTTCAAAGAGCTTCAACTACAGCCAGCAACAAAAATAATCCTTGCCCATGTCATTCCCTCACCTGAGCCTGACATGGATATCGCCGTTGACCGACCTCATACTTCAGAGGAGCTTTTGTATCAACAGGTTGAAAAACAGCTACAATCCTACCAAGCTGACCTCCCTGGCGACAGTACTCTAGAAATCGTTACAGGTGACCCACCTGCCGAAATCATCCGCCTCGCTCATATTCACCAGGCTGACTTAATTGTGATTGGCAGTCGCGGTCTAACAGGTCTCCAGCGAATTTTAGAAGGCTCGGTGAGTAGCCAAGTGGTGGCTGAAGCCCCCTGTTCTGTGCTGGTGGTCAAGCCAGACTAG
- the hisD gene encoding histidinol dehydrogenase, with amino-acid sequence MLRIITQQAEAQTELRRIRDRTSQDHVIHKEATVREVLQAIKRQGDKALLHYTEEFDHQTLSIDQLRVSGSELDAAYQQVSKELLDAIQLAAKQIEAFHRQRVPKSWVQFGDDDVVLGKRYTPVDRAGLYVPGGRACYPSTVLMNAIPAKVAKVPQIVMVTPPGSDKTINPAVLVAAQEAGVQEIYRVGGAQAIAALAYGTETIPKVDVITGPGNIYVTLAKKLVYGTVGIDSLAGPSEVLIIADEAANPVYIAADLLAQAEHDPMAAAILLTSEAQLAKQVQKEVERQLKDHPRRLLTEKAIAHFGLIVLVDSLDEAAELSNEFAPEHLELEIAEPWDLLEKIRHAGAIFLGHSTPEAVGDYLAGPNHTLPTSGAARYASALGVETFMKHSSLIQYSSTALNKVSSAIQALAEAEGLPSHSDSVRLRTQEELSD; translated from the coding sequence ATGCTGCGAATCATTACTCAGCAGGCTGAGGCACAAACTGAACTGCGACGTATCCGCGATCGCACTTCCCAAGACCACGTTATTCACAAAGAAGCAACAGTGCGGGAGGTCTTACAGGCGATCAAACGCCAGGGAGACAAAGCACTCTTGCACTATACCGAGGAATTCGATCACCAAACCTTAAGTATCGATCAACTTCGCGTCAGTGGCTCAGAATTGGATGCTGCCTACCAGCAGGTATCCAAAGAATTACTCGATGCCATTCAGTTGGCAGCAAAGCAAATAGAGGCATTTCATCGACAGCGCGTCCCGAAATCTTGGGTACAATTTGGCGACGATGATGTAGTCTTAGGCAAGCGCTATACGCCGGTGGATCGAGCAGGACTTTATGTTCCTGGGGGTAGAGCCTGCTATCCCAGTACCGTGTTAATGAACGCCATCCCCGCGAAGGTGGCTAAGGTACCTCAGATCGTGATGGTGACGCCTCCTGGCTCAGACAAAACGATTAATCCGGCTGTCCTTGTGGCAGCGCAGGAAGCCGGGGTTCAAGAAATTTACCGGGTCGGTGGGGCCCAGGCGATCGCGGCTTTAGCTTACGGCACGGAAACCATTCCTAAAGTTGATGTGATTACGGGGCCTGGCAACATTTACGTCACCCTAGCGAAAAAATTGGTCTACGGAACGGTAGGCATTGACTCTTTGGCTGGCCCATCGGAGGTGCTAATCATAGCGGATGAAGCCGCTAATCCCGTCTACATCGCCGCTGATCTTCTGGCTCAGGCCGAACATGACCCGATGGCCGCGGCTATTCTCCTCACATCCGAAGCCCAACTGGCGAAACAAGTGCAGAAAGAGGTGGAACGGCAACTCAAAGACCATCCGCGACGCCTGCTGACCGAAAAAGCGATCGCTCACTTCGGTTTAATTGTCCTAGTGGATTCCCTGGATGAGGCGGCTGAACTCTCTAACGAGTTCGCCCCAGAACACCTGGAACTCGAAATTGCTGAACCTTGGGATTTACTGGAGAAAATTCGCCACGCGGGAGCAATTTTTCTCGGTCACTCCACCCCCGAAGCCGTAGGAGACTACCTGGCCGGGCCCAATCATACCCTACCGACCTCCGGTGCTGCCCGCTACGCCTCTGCTTTGGGTGTCGAAACTTTTATGAAGCACTCCAGTCTGATTCAGTACTCATCGACAGCCCTCAACAAAGTTTCGAGTGCCATTCAGGCGCTAGCTGAAGCTGAAGGGTTACCGTCCCATTCGGACTCGGTGCGATTGCGGACGCAGGAGGAGCTTAGCGATTAG
- the rpsT gene encoding 30S ribosomal protein S20, producing the protein MANNKSALKRIEIAERNRVRNKTYKSAVKTLIKKYFAAVEDYARQPNPEALQEVKSCMSEAYSKIDKAVKRRVLHPNNGARKKSRLAARLKKVTPGVNSSAEQAEASA; encoded by the coding sequence GTGGCTAATAACAAGTCCGCGCTCAAGCGTATAGAAATTGCCGAACGCAACCGAGTTCGGAACAAGACCTACAAGTCAGCGGTGAAAACGCTGATCAAGAAATACTTCGCTGCCGTAGAAGATTACGCCCGCCAACCAAACCCAGAGGCGTTGCAGGAAGTCAAGAGTTGTATGTCCGAGGCTTACAGCAAAATCGACAAAGCTGTAAAGCGGCGGGTGTTGCATCCGAACAATGGCGCTCGCAAAAAATCTCGGCTGGCGGCTCGGCTCAAAAAGGTCACTCCGGGAGTCAATTCCTCGGCTGAGCAAGCAGAAGCCTCGGCCTAA
- a CDS encoding TatD family hydrolase encodes MPLVDTHVHINFETFQSDLEAIRDRWRQAGVVYLVHSCVEPTEVAAIRALADQFPELFYAVGLHPLDAEKWTSQTTDLILSLARCDPRVVAIGETGLDFFKAENPQEQKAVFEAQLAIAKQLDLPVIIHCRDAAIPMRTLLQEFWERHGSVKGVMHCWGGTPEETQWFLDLGFYISFSGIVTFKNAQSIQASAVMVPLDRLLIETDCPFLAPVPKRGKRNEPAYVRYVAECVARLRDIPVETLATQTTQNAIELFGLPLPRGAVSSTECYSSP; translated from the coding sequence ATGCCGTTGGTAGACACACATGTCCACATCAATTTTGAAACCTTCCAGTCAGATCTGGAAGCCATACGAGACCGCTGGCGTCAAGCTGGTGTGGTCTATCTCGTGCATTCTTGTGTGGAGCCAACTGAGGTAGCGGCCATTCGAGCCTTGGCTGACCAGTTTCCTGAACTCTTCTATGCGGTAGGGTTGCATCCGTTGGATGCCGAGAAATGGACATCCCAGACAACAGACTTAATTCTCTCGTTAGCTCGTTGTGATCCCAGGGTAGTGGCGATTGGGGAAACGGGATTAGATTTCTTCAAAGCGGAGAACCCCCAAGAGCAGAAGGCGGTATTTGAGGCACAACTGGCGATCGCGAAGCAGTTAGATTTACCCGTGATTATCCACTGTCGCGACGCCGCCATCCCTATGAGAACGCTGTTGCAGGAGTTTTGGGAACGTCATGGTTCCGTCAAGGGTGTAATGCACTGTTGGGGAGGCACTCCCGAAGAGACTCAGTGGTTTTTGGATCTGGGCTTTTACATTAGTTTTAGTGGCATTGTGACGTTTAAAAACGCCCAGTCGATTCAAGCATCGGCAGTGATGGTTCCCTTAGATCGCCTTCTGATTGAAACAGATTGTCCTTTCCTGGCACCCGTTCCCAAACGAGGCAAACGTAATGAACCTGCCTATGTTCGTTATGTGGCAGAGTGCGTTGCCCGTCTGCGAGATATCCCTGTCGAAACCCTAGCTACCCAGACAACCCAGAATGCCATAGAACTTTTTGGTCTACCCCTCCCTAGGGGAGCGGTTTCGAGTACCGAATGTTACAGCAGTCCATAG
- the rpoB gene encoding DNA-directed RNA polymerase subunit beta — protein sequence MTNQIYTPSTQTYTLANYMLPDLVEIQRSSFRWFLEEGLIEELNSFSPITDYTGKLELHFLGKDYKLKRPKYDVDEAKRRDSTYAVQMYVPTRLINKETGEIKEQEVFIGDLPLMTDRGTFIINGAERVIVNQIVRSPGVYYKSETDKNGRRTYSASLIPNRGAWLKFETDKNDLVWVRIDKTRKLSAQVLLKALGLSDSEIMDAMRHPDYYQKTLDKEGNPTEEEALMELYRKLRPGEPPTVSGGQQLLDSRFFDPKRYDLGRVGRYKINKKLRLNVPDTMRVLTSQDIVAAIDYLINLEFDVGSTDDIDHLGNRRVRSVGELLQNQVRVGLNRLERIIRERMTVSDADTLTPASLVNPKPLVAAIKEFFGSSQLSQFMDQTNPLAELTHKRRLSALGPGGLTRERAGFAVRDIHPSHYGRICPIETPEGPNAGLIGSLATHARVNAYGFIETPFYPVENGRVLKDRPPLYMTADEEDDLRVAPGDIPMDEDGKILGESVPVRYRQDFTTTTPDQVDYVAVSPVQIISVATSLIPFLEHDDANRALMGSNMQRQAVPLLRPERPLVGTGLEAQAARDSGMVIVSRTDGEVTHVDARHIRVKDKTGRETAYELQKYQRSNQDTCLNQRPLVFENDDVVAGQVIADGSATEGGELALGQNILVAYMPWEGYNYEDAILISERLVMDDVYTSIHIEKYEIEARQTKLGPEEITREIPNVGEDALRQLDETGIIRIGAWVEAGDILVGKVTPKGESDQPPEEKLLRAIFGEKARDVRDNSLRVPNGEKGRVVDVRVFTREQGDELPPGANMVVRVYVAQKRKIQVGDKMAGRHGNKGIISRILPMEDMPYLPDGTPLDIVLNPLGVPSRMNVGQVFECLLGWAGENLGLRFKLTPFDEMYGEESSRTTVHGKLKQASEEEDQDWVFNPEHPGKIKVYDGRTGEAFDRPITVGKAYMLKLVHLVDDKIHARSTGPYSLVTQQPLGGKAQQGGQRFGEMEVWALEAFGAAYTLQELLTVKSDDMQGRNEALNAIVKGKAIPRPGTPESFKVLMRELQSLGLDIAVHKVETAEDGTSRDVEVDLMADVDRRRTPSRPTYESLNREELEEDEV from the coding sequence ATGACTAATCAAATTTACACCCCCTCCACTCAAACATACACTCTAGCCAACTATATGTTGCCCGACTTAGTGGAGATTCAGCGTTCCAGCTTTCGCTGGTTCCTGGAAGAAGGGCTGATTGAAGAACTCAACAGCTTCTCACCCATTACCGATTACACCGGTAAGCTGGAACTCCACTTTTTGGGTAAAGACTACAAGCTCAAACGACCCAAGTACGACGTTGATGAAGCGAAGCGGCGAGACAGCACCTATGCCGTGCAAATGTATGTTCCCACCCGCCTGATCAACAAGGAAACAGGTGAAATTAAGGAACAAGAGGTATTCATCGGGGATCTGCCCTTGATGACCGACCGGGGTACCTTCATTATCAACGGGGCGGAACGAGTGATTGTGAACCAAATCGTTCGTAGCCCTGGCGTATACTACAAGTCTGAAACGGACAAAAACGGACGCCGGACTTACAGTGCTTCGCTGATTCCGAACCGGGGGGCATGGCTGAAATTTGAAACCGACAAAAATGATTTGGTGTGGGTACGGATTGACAAAACCCGCAAGTTGTCGGCACAGGTACTGCTGAAGGCGTTGGGACTTTCTGATAGTGAGATTATGGATGCAATGCGCCATCCAGACTACTATCAGAAAACCCTGGATAAAGAGGGTAACCCAACGGAAGAAGAAGCGCTGATGGAGCTATACCGCAAGCTGCGTCCAGGGGAACCACCGACGGTCAGCGGTGGTCAGCAGTTACTGGACTCGCGCTTTTTTGACCCGAAACGCTATGACTTAGGTCGGGTGGGTCGTTACAAAATCAATAAGAAGCTGCGCCTGAACGTTCCGGATACGATGCGAGTCCTCACGTCGCAGGATATTGTGGCAGCGATTGATTACCTGATTAATCTGGAATTTGATGTGGGTAGCACCGACGATATCGACCACTTGGGCAATCGCCGTGTGCGCTCAGTCGGTGAACTGCTGCAAAATCAGGTGCGAGTCGGTCTTAACCGCTTGGAGCGAATCATCCGGGAACGGATGACAGTCAGCGATGCGGATACCCTCACACCCGCTAGCTTAGTCAACCCGAAACCGCTGGTTGCAGCCATTAAAGAATTTTTTGGCTCGTCGCAGCTATCCCAGTTTATGGATCAAACCAACCCGTTGGCAGAGCTAACCCACAAACGGAGGCTATCTGCCCTCGGCCCAGGTGGCTTAACGCGAGAACGAGCTGGCTTTGCCGTGCGGGATATCCATCCTTCGCACTACGGGAGGATTTGCCCGATTGAGACACCGGAAGGTCCCAATGCCGGTCTAATCGGCTCGTTGGCCACCCATGCGCGGGTGAATGCCTACGGATTTATCGAGACGCCGTTTTACCCAGTAGAAAATGGCCGAGTCCTCAAAGACCGTCCTCCCCTGTACATGACAGCGGATGAAGAGGATGACCTGCGGGTAGCACCAGGGGATATTCCCATGGATGAAGACGGGAAGATCTTGGGTGAGTCGGTACCCGTGCGCTATCGGCAAGACTTTACGACAACCACGCCGGATCAGGTGGACTATGTGGCGGTGTCGCCCGTGCAGATTATCTCGGTTGCTACCTCCCTGATTCCCTTCTTGGAACACGATGACGCCAACCGGGCGCTGATGGGATCGAACATGCAGCGGCAAGCGGTACCCCTATTACGACCGGAGCGCCCCTTAGTGGGAACCGGTTTGGAAGCGCAAGCGGCACGGGATTCGGGGATGGTGATTGTGTCACGAACCGATGGGGAAGTCACCCATGTAGATGCTCGTCACATTCGGGTCAAGGATAAGACCGGTCGGGAGACGGCCTATGAGCTTCAAAAGTATCAGCGTTCAAACCAAGATACTTGTTTGAATCAGCGCCCTTTGGTGTTTGAAAACGATGATGTTGTTGCCGGTCAAGTGATTGCCGATGGCTCGGCAACCGAGGGTGGTGAGCTGGCACTAGGACAGAATATCCTGGTGGCTTATATGCCTTGGGAAGGCTACAACTACGAGGACGCGATTCTGATTAGTGAACGGCTGGTGATGGATGATGTCTATACCAGTATTCACATCGAGAAGTATGAGATTGAGGCGCGGCAGACGAAGCTGGGACCCGAAGAAATCACGCGCGAAATTCCCAACGTTGGGGAAGATGCCCTACGTCAGTTAGACGAAACCGGGATTATTCGGATTGGGGCCTGGGTGGAAGCCGGTGACATTCTGGTGGGTAAGGTAACGCCAAAAGGGGAATCTGACCAGCCGCCGGAAGAGAAACTGCTGCGAGCCATCTTCGGTGAAAAAGCCAGAGATGTCCGAGACAACTCCCTGCGAGTACCCAACGGCGAAAAAGGTCGCGTGGTTGATGTCCGGGTGTTTACGCGTGAGCAGGGCGATGAACTCCCTCCTGGGGCGAACATGGTGGTTCGGGTTTATGTTGCCCAGAAGCGGAAAATCCAGGTTGGGGACAAGATGGCGGGACGTCACGGCAACAAGGGGATTATTTCCCGGATTTTGCCGATGGAAGATATGCCCTACCTCCCGGATGGGACGCCTCTTGATATTGTGCTCAATCCTCTGGGTGTGCCGTCACGGATGAACGTCGGTCAGGTGTTTGAATGTTTACTGGGATGGGCTGGGGAGAACTTGGGCCTCCGGTTTAAGCTGACCCCGTTTGATGAAATGTATGGGGAAGAATCCTCCCGAACGACAGTCCACGGCAAGCTGAAGCAAGCGAGTGAGGAGGAAGATCAGGACTGGGTGTTTAACCCGGAACACCCCGGAAAAATCAAGGTCTATGATGGTCGCACTGGCGAAGCGTTTGACCGACCGATCACGGTAGGTAAGGCTTATATGTTGAAGCTGGTTCACTTGGTGGACGACAAAATTCACGCGCGTTCGACAGGCCCTTACTCTCTGGTCACGCAGCAGCCGTTGGGCGGGAAAGCACAGCAGGGCGGTCAGCGCTTCGGAGAAATGGAAGTGTGGGCACTGGAAGCCTTCGGTGCGGCTTATACCCTGCAAGAGTTGCTGACAGTGAAGTCCGACGATATGCAGGGGCGGAATGAGGCACTCAATGCGATTGTCAAGGGTAAGGCGATTCCCCGACCC